TGGTGGCCATAAATTCAGCGCCGTATCTGCGGAAAGCCGCGCCGGGCCGGATAATCAACATGGTGGACGTGTATGCCGATTTCGCCAAGAAAGACTATACCCCCTACGCCGTCACCAAAGCCGCCCTCAAAAGCCTTACAAGACAACTGGCCGTGGAGCTGGCGCCGGACATACTGGTGAACGCCATCGCCCCCGGAGCCATCACGGAACCCGAAGACGGTTTAAGCCAGTCCGCATTGGAAGCGATGTTGCAACGGATACCCCTGCGCCGGTTCGGCCAGCCGGAAGATATCGCCAAGGCGGTGGTATTCCTGGCATCCGCCAATTACATAACCGGCCACACCCTGGTGGTGGACGGCGGCAGGACGCTAACGGTTTAACGCGCTCCCCACCGTTTACCAAAGGCCGCCATTCTAAATGCTTCCCCGTGGCCGCCTTTCTAAATGCTTCCCCGTGGTCGCCATGTGAACGCTTCCCCGTGGTCGCCATGTGAACGCTTCCCCGTGGTCGCCCGACCACGGATTCCTATGCGGAAGACCGGGGCGACCCCGGTGAAGCTCAACATTTTATTGCGGCTCGTTCCATGTCACCCTTCGATAAACTCGCGGTGCGCCATTTGTCATCCCGGCCAAGCGTAGCGCGAGCCGGGATCAGGGCCTCAACGGGGAATGGACGAAGCCCCGATGCCGGGTCAAGCCCGAATAGCCCCGGCAAATAACATTGAACGTTACAGGGGGGCGTTTTGTTTAACTGTGATAACAGGAGGTGTTTTTTAGCATGGCCATACAGAATGGTAATATCTTTTCCAGCGCCGAGTGGAAAGAGGACAGCGTCCCCAAGCTGACCCTCTGCAAAACAGATGTGGTTACTCTGGACGTTTATTACTTCAAGCCCGGCCAGCGGCTTGGCTATCACCGCCATCCCACCGGCGACCAGATCTTCACGGTGCTGGAGGGTGAAGGCACGTTCTACCTGGACGAAAGCGGCGAGGAAAAACTGACCGTAAAACCAGGCTCCACTTTTGTGGCCCCGGCCAACGTGTGGCACGACCTGCACAACACCAGCGGTAATAACCTGGTGGCCCAGCAGGTTACCAAACAACCGGCGGGTATGGAAAAACGCTAAGGCGTTTTTTAACGGCAAATAAAAAAGGCGCGGGTTTTCAACGGCCCGCGCTTTTTTTCGTTTCAACCCTCAAACAGGCTCCGCAACGGGATTTTCACATCCCCCAGCTGGCCGCCGAACTCCGCCGAGGTTATCTTAACCACACCTTCCGCCCCGCATGCGGCCATAATCCCCGCCCGCATGGCATTCCTTACGCTTGGCCCGTCCACCCCGTCTATCACTATCTCCAGCGCGCTTTGAACCCCTTCCGGAACGCGGGAATCAATCGTTCCCCGCAACTCGGGGCAAAACGCGCCGTTGGTGGAGGCTGTAAGGAACGGGTACCGTTTCGAACCCACTTTGGACGCGCACCTGGCCGCGCCGCCGGGAAACGGCAGTATCACCCCCGGCATGGGCGCTATGGCCTCCCGCGCCCGTTTTACGGCATCCAACGCCGGTTCCGCCGACCGGGCCATTATGATGAACGCGCCCCCGGCCAACCCCTCTTTTGCCCTAAAAACCTCTTCCACCAGAAACTCCCCCTCGGTAACAGGGACGCTCCACATGTTTCTGCCATAGATTGTTTTTAACGACTCATACCCGTCGCCGAAATACCGTATGCGCCGCCCCGTGTTCATAGGCTCCCCCTCGGTGAATCCGTTGAACACCGCCGTGGTGGGGCATGTCATGGCGCCCTGCCCTATCCTTTTGATCAGGCTTTTGCCAAGCTTTTCCAGACTGCGGGCGAAGATAAGTATAGATGCGCCGGGCCGCCCGTCTGGCGTTTCCACCCCGTAAAGCTCCACACCCGCCTCCGCGTCGCACCCGATGATGGAGGTGGCCAGCCCCGTGGTGGCGCGGATGGCCTCGTTCAGCCAATACCCGTCCCGGGCGGTAACGATTACCCGCCCGCAGACCATCGGAAACGCCTCCGAAGTGGCCTCGTCTATAAGCGCGTTGTTTATTCGCATGGGTGGTTCGCGTTGTTACGGGGCAATTCTAACACCAGCTGGCGCAAAGAACATTGCCGGAATGAAAAACACCGGTCGAAGATTGCCTGGTTTTGCCGAAAAGGATTAAACTTATGGCGTGATTATAAGGAGAGTCTCGAATGTCCGCAATTTCACCCCGGTTAGGGGAGTTGCTGATAAAAACCACCGGCGCCAGCGATGTGGTCAATGACATTTACTGGGTTATAATGACATCATTAATATGGTAGGGCTTGAAACATGTTGCAGGCAATAAGGGGTCATTACAAGAACGGCAAGATTGAGCTTTACGAGGAGCCGGAATTGAAGGAAGGAGAAATAATTGTGACCTTTCTGAATTCGGGGGAAGCGGGATCGATTGATTTGCAGGCTCGCGGAATATCAATAACCGAGGCGGCTGATCTGAAAAGCAGGCTGAAAACATTTGAAGCCGACTGGAACGCCGAGGGGATGGATATTTATGACAAGGTTTAAGAAAGGGGCGATCGTATTAGTCCTTTTTCCCAATTCTGATCTCATAACCGCAAAACGCCGTCCTGCCTTGGTGGTTCAAGCCGATACTCCAAATACAGAATTGGATCAAGTCATCATAGCCATGATAACAAGCAACCTTGCCCGTGACGGCCATCCCTGCCGCATAAGAATCAACAAGGATTCAAATACAGGCAAACAGGCCGGATTGCTTACCGATTCCGTGATCATGATGGACAATGTGGCTACTGTGCGGCTGGTTGAGATAGACAAAGCCCTTGGAACCATAACGGACATGACAGCAGTGAACAACGCCCTGAAAGTGACTTTTGGATTATAGGCTCTTGGAGACTCTACTCTACGGTATAGGGAGCGAAAAGGTTTTTTACAGCGCGCAAAAATGCTGGAGAGCCAAACAGGGCTATGAAGCGGGAAGAATTTAATAAATATTTTACTCGTGATTTTTGGCTGGCCTTTAAAGGAATCGCTTTCCCCGTCAATATTACCAAAACAAACGAACCTAAATAAGATCGGGTAGTGTCTCAGTTTGAAAGTGCAGGGGAGATTCTTCACTTACGCTCAGAATGACAATATAAAAGCCGTTGATAACATTGTCATCCTGAGCGAAGCGCAAGCGAAGTGAAGGATATGTCTGTTATTTGACGGGCTGTTGCCCAAATAGTTTAGCGCCGTTTCAGCGGTGTCGTCCCGGGCGTAGCGCAAGCGGAGACCCGGGATCAGGGCCTCTTTTCAAATACATATAAGGTCGCGGCCCCGGCTCGCGCTTCGCTTGGCCGGTGTGACATTGCGGGAAACGGTTCGGGCAAC
Above is a genomic segment from Nitrospinota bacterium containing:
- the fhcD gene encoding formylmethanofuran--tetrahydromethanopterin N-formyltransferase, coding for MRINNALIDEATSEAFPMVCGRVIVTARDGYWLNEAIRATTGLATSIIGCDAEAGVELYGVETPDGRPGASILIFARSLEKLGKSLIKRIGQGAMTCPTTAVFNGFTEGEPMNTGRRIRYFGDGYESLKTIYGRNMWSVPVTEGEFLVEEVFRAKEGLAGGAFIIMARSAEPALDAVKRAREAIAPMPGVILPFPGGAARCASKVGSKRYPFLTASTNGAFCPELRGTIDSRVPEGVQSALEIVIDGVDGPSVRNAMRAGIMAACGAEGVVKITSAEFGGQLGDVKIPLRSLFEG
- a CDS encoding SDR family oxidoreductase, translated to MTAGKTALVTGGAKRLGAHICLALAQNGYRVAIHFNSSESEAAALAAQINGRHGEGSAIIFKAALDSQEEAAALPRRVFDTFGGLDLLVNNASIFAKTPLDSFGASLGGFVSVHVTAPGVVAINSAPYLRKAAPGRIINMVDVYADFAKKDYTPYAVTKAALKSLTRQLAVELAPDILVNAIAPGAITEPEDGLSQSALEAMLQRIPLRRFGQPEDIAKAVVFLASANYITGHTLVVDGGRTLTV
- a CDS encoding cupin domain-containing protein; the encoded protein is MAIQNGNIFSSAEWKEDSVPKLTLCKTDVVTLDVYYFKPGQRLGYHRHPTGDQIFTVLEGEGTFYLDESGEEKLTVKPGSTFVAPANVWHDLHNTSGNNLVAQQVTKQPAGMEKR
- a CDS encoding type II toxin-antitoxin system PemK/MazF family toxin: MTRFKKGAIVLVLFPNSDLITAKRRPALVVQADTPNTELDQVIIAMITSNLARDGHPCRIRINKDSNTGKQAGLLTDSVIMMDNVATVRLVEIDKALGTITDMTAVNNALKVTFGL